CTTTACCCATTTCTTGCTCAAGCCTTCGAAGTCTTGTCTCCATTTGCTGTAAATGAGTAAAGACAGTAAGCATTTCATCCCAAATGGTTAAAGAAGTTTCTAAACCAGTATTTTGAGCTAAATACCCTATTGAGACATCTTTCGGTTTTATAATTTCACCGCCATCGTGAGATAATTCTCCAGCAATGATTTTTAATAATGTAGATTTTCCAGCTCCGTTGCGTCCAACTAATGCAATGCGATCTTTCGTTTGAACTTCCAATTTTATGTTTGCAAGAATCGTTTCTGCACCGTATAATTTTGAAAGCCCATTCACTTGTAATAAAATCAATGTTTTCACCTCAAATAATTTCTTAACTTTGCCATGTTTATATTTCTCAATCATACTAAAAATAGTGTATAGTTTAAAATAAAGAGAGAATACTTCTTCTTTCTATTATACAGGGAAATTCATGAGTGCTAAACTTCTGTATTTGTTTCAAGTATATGAGTAAAGATAGGGAGAGAGGAGAGGTTATATGGATCAGCAAAAAATTCCACAGGCCACTGCTAAAAGATTGCCTCTATACTATCGATTTATCCAAAACTTATCTCTTTCTGGTAAGCAACGTGTTTCATCGGCAGAATTGAGTGAGGCGGTAAAGGTAGATTCCGCAACCATTCGAAGAGATTTTTCATATTTTGGAGCGTTAGGGAAAAAGGGGTATGGGTATAATGTGAATTACTTATTATCATTTTTCCGAGAAACGCTTGATCAAGATGATATAACACGTGTAGCACTTATTGGAGTAGGTAATTTAGGGACCGCTTTCTTACATTATAATTTCACGAAAAACAATAATACAAAAATTGAAATGGCATTTGATGTTAATGAAGAGAAAGTTGGAAAAGAAATCGGGGGTATTCCTGTATATCATTTAGATGAATTAGAAGAACGTTTAACGAATGATATACAAGTGGCAATATTAACAGTACCTGCTACTGTCGCGCAGGCTGTAGCAGATAGACTGGCTGAAACAAATGTACACGGGATTTTGAATTTTACACCAGCACGATTAAATGTATCAGAGAATATACGAATTCATCATATTGATTTGGCTGTAGAATTACAGACACTTGTTTACTTTTTAAAGAATTACCCACAATAAAAACGCAGAGGAAATTACCTCTGCGTTTTATTATTGTTTACTTTTTGTAAATTTGACTAAAATCAGTCGAAGAGCCAAATTAAAATCAATTGTTGCCATAACTGCAAATAGTATTGTCCACAGATTCCAGATTGTATCTGTCACGTTCATAATGGCGAAGCGTGTAAATACACATCCAAGAAGGAAGTACAATGCAGCCATGAACAATGGTGAGTTTCTCATACTAAAATCCTCCGATAAATCCTTGCATTTTTTCAGCTTCTTTAATCATTTCCTGAATTTGCTCATTGCTCATCAAAACTTGCCCGATAGCGACTAATGTATTCATCGTAACGTGAGCTGCTATAGGAACGATAATTCGCTTCGTTTTTACATATAAAAAGGCGAATACGAGCCCCATAGAAGTGTATACCAATAAATGAGTAAAATCAAAATGAATTGCCGCAAATACAAGTGAACTGATGATAGCGGCAATAAAGAAGTTAAATTTCTTATGCAGTGTGCCAAATAAAATTTTTCTAAATACAACTTCTTCTAAAATAGGCCCTATTATAGAGACAACGATAAGAAACCAAGGTGTAGTCCGTGCAATCTCCATAAGTCTTGTCGTATTCTCAGAACCTTGTTTGACTCCTAGTAAACGCATTTCAATCGTAGCAGCTAGTATTTGTGAGAAAAATGCTAAGAAGAAACCGATAATAATCCAGCCAATTGTAGCAGGAACAGTAGCACGCATTTTATCTAAATGCCGATCACGAATATCTGTTCTAAGTAGCCAAAGTACAATGCATAATGCAATGAAGAAGCTAATAATAGCCCAATGTCCGGTTATGAGTTGAATTTTTTCCTCTTTAGTAAATCCCCTATTATCGTATAGTCCGGTTTTCAGAAGAAGTGGTAATCCGGCAATACCTGATAACTGCATCAAAATGTATGTAACGATAATCCACCAATATTGTTTTTTCAAGCGGTTTAACCATCCTTTCTAACTCTAGTGTATGAGATAAGGCAGGATAACATGTAAATACCCTACCGGCGATACATAATATTTATTTCTATTATTATTTTTTTGTAAATCTGTATTGGAAAGTGCAATAGGAGACAGGAAAAAGTTGTACGTATAGAGAAAACAACTTATGGTGTCTTTCATATTGTAACATACGATAAGTGGAAACAACGATTCATATAGTAAAGGCAGCATGAAGAAGGAGCAATGAGAATTAGATTATGTTTGCAAAAATTCTATATAGAAAAGTGTATATAGTAATTTGCGAAAAAATTATGATTTTTTTACTTGCAAAAGAAATTTAGATTATTTATTATTATAAGTGTGTTAGCACTCGAGGAACTTGAGTGCTAATAAAGAAAATTTACATAACAAAATGAGGAGGTTATTGTTCATGCTAAAGCCATTAGGTGATCGCGTTGTAATTGAGCTTGTTCAAGCAGAAGAAAAAACAGCAAGTGGTATTGTATTACCAGATACTGCAAAAGAAAAACCACAAGAGGGTAAAGTTATTGCAGTAGGTACTGGTCGAGTGCTTGAAAATGGTGAGCGTGTTGCTTTAGAGGTAGCAGCAGGTGATCTTATCATCTTCTCAAAATATGCAGGTACTGAAGTGAAATACGAAGGTACAGACTACTTGATTTTACGTGAAAGTGACATTTTAGCAGTTATCGGTTAATTATATACATTTTAAAAATCCAAGGGGGTCAATTATTATGGCAAAAGATATTAAATTTAGTGAAGAAGCACGTCGTTCGATGCTTCGCGGTGTCGACACTCTTGCAAATGCAGTAAAAGTAACGCTTGGACCAAAAGGTCGTAACGTTGTACTTGAGAAAAAATTCGGTTCACCACTTATTACAAATGATGGTGTAACAATCGCAAAAGAAATCGAATTAGAAGATGCATTCGAAAACATGGGTGCGAAATTAGTAGCAGAAGTTGCTAGCAAAACAAATGATGTAGCTGGTGACGGAACAACAACTGCAACTGTATTAGCGCAAGCTATGATTCGTGAAGGCTTAAAAAACGTAACAGCTGGTGCAAACCCAATGGGCCTTCGTAAAGGTATCGAAAAAGCTGTTACTGCTGCAATTGCAGAATTAAAAACAATTTCTAAACCAATCGAAGGTAAATCTTCAATCGCACAAGTAGCTGCTATTTCTGCTGCTGATGAAGAAGTGGGTCAATTGATTGCTGAAGCAATGGAGCGCGTTGGTAACGATGGCGTTATTACTTTAGAAGAATCTAAAGGATTCACGACAGAATTAGACGTAGTAGAGGGTATGCAATTTGATCGCGGATATGCATCTCCTTACATGATTACTGATTCTGACAAAATGGAAGCAGTTCTTGATAACCCATATATCTTAATTACTGATAAGAAGATTTCTAACATCCAAGAAATCTTACCAGTATTAGAGCAAGTAGTACAACAAGGTAAACCACTTCTTATCATTGCTGAAGATGTAGAAGGCGAAGCATTAGCTACATTAGTAGTGAACAAACTTCGTGGTACATTCAATGTAGTAGCTGTTAAAGCTCCTGGATTTGGTGACCGTCGTAAAGCAATGCTAGAAGATATCGCAATCTTAACTGGTGGCGAAGTAATCACTGAAGAATTAGGACGTGACTTAAAATCTGCTACAGTTGCATCTTTAGGACGCGCTGGTAAAATTGTTGTAACGAAAGAAAACACAACTGTAGTTGAAGGTATTGGAAACACAGAGCAAATCGAAGCTCGCATCGGTCAAATCCGTGCGCAATTAGAAGAAACAACTTCTGAATTCGATCGTGAAAAGTTACAAGAGCGTCTTGCTAAACTAGCGGGTGGCGTAGCGGTAATTAAAGTAGGTGCAGCAACTGAAACTGAGTTAAAAGAGCGCAAACTTCGTATTGAAGATGCACTTAACTCAACTCGTGCAGCAGTAGAAGAAGGTATTGTTGCAGGTGGTGGTACTTCACTTATGAACGTATATACGAAAGTAGCTTCTATTTCAGCTGAAGGCGACGAAGCAACAGGTATCAACATTGTACTTCGTGCATTAGAAGAGCCAGTTCGCCAAATCGCAATCAACGCTGGTCTAGAAGGATCTGTAGTTGTAGAACGCTTAAAAGGCGAAAAAGTAGGCGTTGGTTTCAACGCAGCAACTGGCGAATGGGTAAACATGCTTGAGTCTGGTATCGTAGACCCAGCAAAAGTAACTCGTTCTGCACTTCAAAACGCAGCATCTGTTGCAGCTATGTTCTTAACAACTGAAGCTGTAGTTGCTGACAAGCCAGAACCAAATGCACCAGCAATGCCTGACATGGGCGGCATGGGCATGGGCGGCATGGGCGGAATGATGTAATTTAGGTGTAAAAACCTTATTATATCAACGTTCAAAAGTCTTTACACCTAATATAGTGTCCGAAAAGGTGACCGATATTAGTCAATAAGATTTTTAGAGAGGTCTTTCATTAAGTTACTAAACTTATTGGAAGCCTCTTTTTTTATGTTCTTTGTCATGTGTGCGTATATGTCCATTGTTGTATTAATATCTGAATGCCCTAATCGTTCTTGTATCTCTTTTATGTGTACATTTGCCTCAATTAACAAAGACGTATGAGTATGTCTAAATGAATGGGGTGTTACTTGTTTTTGTATAGATGTTTTCTTAAGTAATCTCTGCATTCTAATTGATAAGTGCTTAATTGTCTTAGGATAACCTTCATTGGTTGAGAAAATAAAATCATCGTCTTTATAAAAGGTTTGTTATCTTTTATTATTTTTTCTTGTTGTTGTTTATGCTGTATTAGCATAGCAACTAAAAGAGGATCTATTGTTATTGTACGAATGGAACCCTCTGTTTTTGGTGTCAGTAATGTATATTTTAACTTGTTGTTTGTTGGATTGTAGTAAGTTTTTATAACCCTTAGTGTATGTTCGTCAAAATCAATATCAGACCATTTTAAAGCTACCAATTCCCCAATTCTTAAACCAGTATAAGCTAACATAGTGAAGGCAAGTAAATCGCTCTCCAAGCTTTCATTTTTAGTGACTTCTTTAACTCTCGTTGTATTAACACTTTTGCCATATCAGAGCGCCATAACCGAGATGTATTGAGTACAACAACTTGGCTCATTTGATGATATGCCATATCCGACAATAGCTCTTGTAAACCTTCACGTTCAACTGTTAAACCCTCTTCATCTACTATCGCTCCGCTAATTCCTTTATCTTCGTATATGTGAAGCAGTTGTAGTTCATTTTCGTTACAGTACCGCTGAATTTCTTCTACTTGATACGCCAAGCTATATCCTTCACGTACTTGTCCTTCTGTTGAAACTCGTACATAACCAACTACTTTCTCTTCCATATCAAACTCCCTCCCGTTACAGCAATTACAATCCCTGTAACGTTTACCCGTTTTTTGCGGATAACATGTGCGTAACGTGCATCCGTTACAACACACTGTACGATGACTTTAAAAAATAGCACAACCCTTTATTTTTTCTTCAACTATCGTCGTATACTGTACATAACCACTACAGTCTATAAAACAACAATAAAAATTTAACACTTAGTTCACTTATAAAATTATAGTGCTCTTTTAAATTTTTACGCTAAAACGCAAAAAAGCACTTGTTTCCTTTAATTGACAATCAAGTGCTTTAAGTTCATATGTTTTTAAGTAGCATAAATTTGTAAGTTTTTTAGTAACAGTATGACACCTTTTGTATGTCATGACAACTACTACGTTAAAACTTACGAGTTTGTACGAGTTCGTTAGTTTAATATACATTCCATGTGTTTATATTTATCGCCCGGTAAAATGTCATCTCGCCTAAGCTCGTACTTTATTTTCTATTCTATCATTGCACATAACACTCTATGATGGTACAACCATCATGGAGTATCTATTTTCAAACGCCCTATTATTTTTTCTGTCTTTCATTTAGTTAAATAGGATTATTCGGAAATTCACTATGATATTTATCGATTAACGCTTTATATTCTCCATCATTTGGTACTTCTCCTAAGTATTTATTTTTCCAAATAATCATTTGGTCACTAAAACCATATTCTGTATCGAACCAATTTGTATAATCATAATGCATCTTAAATTTCCCACTACTCTCAAGAGTCATTGTAAAGGAATACCAAAGTTCTTGCTGATTATCTTTAAAAACATTTCTTAGTTCATCGCTCAACTCAAACAGCTTTCTTTTATTTTTTTTAAATTCTTCTTTATCAATAGCATAGTTAAATGGGATTTTCACACTATAATTAAAGCATTGTCTATTTTCAGGTGTATTATAAAAAAAGTACGTTCCCCCTCCAGTTTCCGATATCTGAGCATAAAAATAAAATTTCTCCCATTCTTCTGGAATCATTTCATTAACCGTTTCAGCTATTTCTCTATACAACTTGTTCATTTCTTTTTCCACTTTAATCAACCTCCTGCGCGATTTCTAATCGTTTTCTCAAATATCCCTTTTCCTTCTATTTCATAAACTATTTCAAAATAATTTGGTCTTAGTGACGTTCCTTGATAAACTGGTTCAATCTTTACTGTTACTTTTTTAGGAGGCTTTCCACCTAACGCATTAGCCCACTCTTGCTCCATATTATACCACTCTCCATCAGAGCGATTAATTTGTCTATTTTGAGCAATCAAATTATCAATATCTCCAGAACCATGGAATTGAGTTCCTATCAAGTGGCCACCATCATCATCAGGTAACCTATCTTCACGGCCTGCTGCCACTTGCATTCCTTTGTTTCTTTTTCCTTTTTGAAGTATTAATTCTCCTGCCTCAACATCTACTATTCTACCAAGCTCATCTGTTGTATATTTATAACCATCCTCGGTAATATAACGCACGTTTGGTGCCAGTTCTTTTCTTCCATTTTTCCCTTTAATAATGTGCTTCCCAAGGTCCCCCTCTTGTATTTCCGTTATCTTAGGAGGATTACCCGTACCCTTAACAATATCCTTCTCACCACTACCCAAAAGCCTCTCCCCAGTATCCTTCATATACTGGTACGCATCTTTCAGAGAGTATGATTCCCCTGCTAATTCACCTTTTCTCAACTTAATTGTTTCTGGACCATTTGGACCTTCATAAGTATATGGAGCCGCCTTCTGTAAATATTGTCGAATACTCCCAACTCCTGTATATGCGAAATGATTTCCAGGCTTGAATTCATAGTTATTTAATATATGTAATGCATTTCTGTATGCAGAGGAATTAGTTATAAGTGACTTTCCTTTTGTAAAGCCTGTAACGACTGCTACCTTCCCTACTTGTCCTGCTTTACTAAGACCTTTATCACCCAGAAACCCCAGACCTAATGATGCTACACCATAGGCAGCGTAATGCATTCTACTTTCCATATCTCCATTCCAAAAATCATTCACAAATGAATCCGATAAGGCATTCCACATTGCAGGAAGAGTTTCATCGTAATTTACAATTGCATCACGCATATTCAACCAGGTTTCTTTATCGCCTAAAGCTACGAATCCTTCCCATGCATCTTCAGCACCATCTACAAAACCAGTAGAAATACCAGTCCATGCATCAATTAGATCCTTTTTATCTCTTTCCCAAGCTTTCTCGAAGTCAGATTTAGGCGGAAGTTTACCGCACATTGCACCTTCTTCAATTGAATTATCAGCCTGACGCTTCCTATCTTCTTCAATCGCCTGAATGGAAGCCGCCCATTCCATATTCAACTCTTGTGTACTAAACGTACCACTTGCGAAGCTGAAACCTTTCCCGCTTTGCACTTCCGCAAGACCTCGCGAGATGCTCGAAGCTAGTTCGATTGCTGTATCATAATTACTACTAGAAGTATAATTAAATTCATGTAGATGTTCTAGTTTTTCTTGCAGTTTCCGTTTCATCATATCAAAAATACCCATCATAGCGTCCGTACCTGGAAGGGGTACAGTTTGACTGATGGCTGCCATATTTGCTCTCGTTTGGTCAATCCCTTGAATTTGTTCTAATATTTCTTGTTCGATTACATCGGTTGAAGCTACTTGTGATTGAAAGTCGTTCGGAAAGGCATCATTCTGACGGGTTAATTCTTCACATAAGTAAATGATTCCCTGTGCTAAAGGACGAAAGGTTTGTACAAAAAATGATTTTGCACTGCTATATGTTTGTCCTTGCAGAACAATATCAATTGCAAAAGCGTCAATAGATTGAATGACTTGTTCCATACCTTGAATCGTCGCGGTACATACAGCGTTCATGCTTTGTGTTTGGGTATGTACTTCCCCTAGATACATATTCAAACTCATGAATTGACCTCCCTGACTAATTGTTGTTGCTGATAGGAAAGGTCATTTTCTAAGTCGCTAAGATTTCGTTTTTCCTTAAGCAATGTTTCTTTTTGATTTTCCAATTCAAATGTAAGTTTTCTCTCAATGTGTTGTGCATCTTGACGCATATCCATAAAAAACAGTGACATTTCTCGATCTCTATGCCAAGTTCCTAAAATACGGTCAAACAAGCGATGATTTTGATTTTTCCATACATGAAAATCTTCTTCTGCTTGTTCCTGTGTTTGAATCGCAGATTGATTCCGATCCTGTTCTTCAAATATTCTTCGTAATTTTTGATTTAATTGTTTGATTTCTTTTTCAATATCTTGACTCATCTTTTTCCTCCTACCGTTTTACTTTACGTAGGTTATTACATTAGCGAAAAATATTTTGAAGTTCGTTATCCATTCTCTCAAAATCGTTAGCTACCGAATGAATATTATCAATCGCTTGTTGAAAAGCAGCAGAAAATTGTTTCGTTAAATCTAAAACTTGTTGATTCGCTTCTTGTGCTTTGGAATTAACAGATAGTGTTGTACGCGTCGCCTTTGTTATAGAACGACTTGTTGCACTTTGAAGCCTGTCAGAGGCTAATCCCATTTTCGTAGCAATTTGTGTTGCTGTTTGTAAATTACTTTGGAATTTTCCCATTGTTTAAATCCTTTCTACCTATATTTATAGAAAATTATACCATATTTCTAAGGTTCCTCATTATGGATTATGTTGATAATGAAAAGGGATATTGGGATGAAAGAGGTAATGTGCCAGTTTCTTTCATGAAAAGTATCCTTGTATTGAGAAGGAAGACGAACATGAAAATGCATGAGGACATATTGTATTAAAACGTATAAAAATATATGGGGAATAGCGTTGACCTTCTGTCTAAGTGGGTCTTAACCACTGACGGCCTGGGTGAGCTAATATTACAAAGTGGAGTCAGCTTGACGGGCAACAAAATCAATTCGATTGAAGCTAGTGGGTTTAAACTGCCGAGTTTTTGAAGGGGATATGGAATTCATATTTAGTGTCCGAAAAGTGTCCGAAAGGGTTTGGGATTGTATATTTTTAAGTAATGAAATTGCTTGAGGATATTGATATAATAGCCCTTTTTTTATCTGTTTTCTTCTATTATATATAAAGCTTGATGGGCGGAATGATGTAATTCCGTTTGCTCGAAAAACATCCATCTCTATAAAGAGATGGATGTTTTTTTACATTTCAGGGCAGTTATATAGAAGGGAGGTTATGTGAAAATTCTATATTTTATAGTGAAGAATGAAGGGAGAAAGAAGCTTTATTCTATAAGGAAAATAATTTCTGTAGAATTTTGTCGCTTTCTCTCTTGACCATATTGATACTTCATTGTTAGAATCTAGGAAGATAATATAAAACGATCCTTCATATATCCTCAATGATATGGTTTGAGAGTCTCTACCGGGTTACCGTAAACAACCTGACTATGAAGGCAGTGTGTCTTATATTTATAAAGAGCGGAAGACTATCTTTATAAAGCCAGACCTCTGCCTTTTCTTTGTTATGAGACTAGAGGCGGAGGACTGGCTTTTTTTATTATATTGGTAATGCTTTTTGCCAAATTGGTGAAAATATTTATATACGAGAACTAACGTTGGGGTGATTATTTTGAAGAAACAGCACGATACGATTATCGTTTTAGATTTTGGGAGTCAGTACAATCAGTTAATTGCACGTCGAATTCGTGAGTTCGGTGTATACAGTGAACTTCATCCGCATACAATTACTGCAGAAGAAATTAAAGCAATGAATCCAAAAGGGATTATTTTCTCTGGTGGACCAAACAGTGTATACGGTGAAGGTGCATTACATTGTGATGAAAAAATCTTTGAACTAGGATTACCGATTTTCGGTATTTGTTACGGTATGCAGCTTATGACACAACAATTCGGTGGTAAAGTAGAACGTGCAAACCACCGTGAGTACGGAAAAGCTGTTCTTAAAGTAGAGAACGAATCAAAATTATATGCGAACCTTCCAGAAGAGCAAGTTGTATGGATGAGCCATGGCGACTTAGTAACTGGTTTACCTGAAGGATTCGTAGTAGATGCAACAAGTGAGTCTTGTCCAATTGCTGGTATGAGCAATGAAGCGAAAAACTTATACGGTGTACAATTCCACCCAGAAGTACGTCACTCTGAGCACGGAAATGATTTAATTAAAAACTTCGTATTCGGCGTATGTGGTTGTTCTGAGGGATGGAACATGGAAAACTTTATCGAAGTAGAATTAGAGAAGATCCGTGAAACTGTTGGAGACAAAAAAGTATTATGCGCACTTAGCGGTGGTGTAGACTCTTCTGTTGTAGCAGTATTAATTCATAAAGCAATCGGTGATCAATTAACATGTATTTTCGTTGACCACGGTTTACTTCGTAAAGGTGAAGCTGAAGGTGTTATGAAAACATTTAGCGAAGGCTTCCATATGAACGTTATTAAAGTGGATGCAAAAGAACGCTTTATGAACAAATTAAAAGGTGTAGAAGATCCAGAGCAAAAACGTAAAATTATCGGTAATGAATTCATTTACGTATTTGATGATGAAGCTTCTAAATTACAAGGTATGGACTTCCTAGCGCAAGGTACACTTTACACAGACATCGTTGAAAGTGGTACAGCAACTGCACAAACAATTAAATCTCATCATAACGTTGGTGGACTTCCAGAAGACATGCAGTTTAAATTAATTGAGCCTTTAAACACTTTATTTAAAGATGAAGTACGTGTATTAGGATCAGAACTAGGAATTCCTGATGAAATCGTATGGCGTCAACCATTCCCAGGTCCAGGACTTGGTATTCGTGTATTGGGTGAAATCACAGAAGAGAAATTAGAAATCGTTCGTGAATCTGATGCGATTTTACGTGAAGAAATTATAAAAGCAGGATTAGACCGCGAAATTTGGCAATACTTCACTGCGCTTCCTGGTATGCGTAGTGTAGGTGTTATGGGTGACGAGCGTA
The DNA window shown above is from Bacillus clarus and carries:
- a CDS encoding YdiK family protein; the protein is MRNSPLFMAALYFLLGCVFTRFAIMNVTDTIWNLWTILFAVMATIDFNLALRLILVKFTKSKQ
- a CDS encoding DUF3958 family protein encodes the protein MSQDIEKEIKQLNQKLRRIFEEQDRNQSAIQTQEQAEEDFHVWKNQNHRLFDRILGTWHRDREMSLFFMDMRQDAQHIERKLTFELENQKETLLKEKRNLSDLENDLSYQQQQLVREVNS
- a CDS encoding antitoxin YezG family protein, producing MEKEMNKLYREIAETVNEMIPEEWEKFYFYAQISETGGGTYFFYNTPENRQCFNYSVKIPFNYAIDKEEFKKNKRKLFELSDELRNVFKDNQQELWYSFTMTLESSGKFKMHYDYTNWFDTEYGFSDQMIIWKNKYLGEVPNDGEYKALIDKYHSEFPNNPI
- the guaA gene encoding glutamine-hydrolyzing GMP synthase, with amino-acid sequence MKKQHDTIIVLDFGSQYNQLIARRIREFGVYSELHPHTITAEEIKAMNPKGIIFSGGPNSVYGEGALHCDEKIFELGLPIFGICYGMQLMTQQFGGKVERANHREYGKAVLKVENESKLYANLPEEQVVWMSHGDLVTGLPEGFVVDATSESCPIAGMSNEAKNLYGVQFHPEVRHSEHGNDLIKNFVFGVCGCSEGWNMENFIEVELEKIRETVGDKKVLCALSGGVDSSVVAVLIHKAIGDQLTCIFVDHGLLRKGEAEGVMKTFSEGFHMNVIKVDAKERFMNKLKGVEDPEQKRKIIGNEFIYVFDDEASKLQGMDFLAQGTLYTDIVESGTATAQTIKSHHNVGGLPEDMQFKLIEPLNTLFKDEVRVLGSELGIPDEIVWRQPFPGPGLGIRVLGEITEEKLEIVRESDAILREEIIKAGLDREIWQYFTALPGMRSVGVMGDERTYDYTVGIRAVTSIDGMTADWARIPWDVLEKISVRIVNEVKHVNRIVYDVTSKPPATIEWE
- a CDS encoding tyrosine-type recombinase/integrase, whose protein sequence is MESDLLAFTMLAYTGLRIGELVALKWSDIDFDEHTLRVIKTYYNPTNNKLKYTLLTPKTEGSIRTITIDPLLVAMLIQHKQQQEKIIKDNKPFIKTMILFSQPMKVILRQLSTYQLECRDYLRKHLYKNK
- a CDS encoding CPBP family intramembrane glutamic endopeptidase, which gives rise to MKKQYWWIIVTYILMQLSGIAGLPLLLKTGLYDNRGFTKEEKIQLITGHWAIISFFIALCIVLWLLRTDIRDRHLDKMRATVPATIGWIIIGFFLAFFSQILAATIEMRLLGVKQGSENTTRLMEIARTTPWFLIVVSIIGPILEEVVFRKILFGTLHKKFNFFIAAIISSLVFAAIHFDFTHLLVYTSMGLVFAFLYVKTKRIIVPIAAHVTMNTLVAIGQVLMSNEQIQEMIKEAEKMQGFIGGF
- the groES gene encoding co-chaperone GroES gives rise to the protein MLKPLGDRVVIELVQAEEKTASGIVLPDTAKEKPQEGKVIAVGTGRVLENGERVALEVAAGDLIIFSKYAGTEVKYEGTDYLILRESDILAVIG
- a CDS encoding DNA/RNA non-specific endonuclease translates to MSLNMYLGEVHTQTQSMNAVCTATIQGMEQVIQSIDAFAIDIVLQGQTYSSAKSFFVQTFRPLAQGIIYLCEELTRQNDAFPNDFQSQVASTDVIEQEILEQIQGIDQTRANMAAISQTVPLPGTDAMMGIFDMMKRKLQEKLEHLHEFNYTSSSNYDTAIELASSISRGLAEVQSGKGFSFASGTFSTQELNMEWAASIQAIEEDRKRQADNSIEEGAMCGKLPPKSDFEKAWERDKKDLIDAWTGISTGFVDGAEDAWEGFVALGDKETWLNMRDAIVNYDETLPAMWNALSDSFVNDFWNGDMESRMHYAAYGVASLGLGFLGDKGLSKAGQVGKVAVVTGFTKGKSLITNSSAYRNALHILNNYEFKPGNHFAYTGVGSIRQYLQKAAPYTYEGPNGPETIKLRKGELAGESYSLKDAYQYMKDTGERLLGSGEKDIVKGTGNPPKITEIQEGDLGKHIIKGKNGRKELAPNVRYITEDGYKYTTDELGRIVDVEAGELILQKGKRNKGMQVAAGREDRLPDDDGGHLIGTQFHGSGDIDNLIAQNRQINRSDGEWYNMEQEWANALGGKPPKKVTVKIEPVYQGTSLRPNYFEIVYEIEGKGIFEKTIRNRAGG
- a CDS encoding redox-sensing transcriptional repressor Rex encodes the protein MDQQKIPQATAKRLPLYYRFIQNLSLSGKQRVSSAELSEAVKVDSATIRRDFSYFGALGKKGYGYNVNYLLSFFRETLDQDDITRVALIGVGNLGTAFLHYNFTKNNNTKIEMAFDVNEEKVGKEIGGIPVYHLDELEERLTNDIQVAILTVPATVAQAVADRLAETNVHGILNFTPARLNVSENIRIHHIDLAVELQTLVYFLKNYPQ
- a CDS encoding tyrosine-type recombinase/integrase, with the protein product MFSTNEGYPKTIKHLSIRMQRLLKKTSIQKQVTPHSFRHTHTSLLIEANVHIKEIQERLGHSDINTTMDIYAHMTKNIKKEASNKFSNLMKDLSKNLID
- the groL gene encoding chaperonin GroEL (60 kDa chaperone family; promotes refolding of misfolded polypeptides especially under stressful conditions; forms two stacked rings of heptamers to form a barrel-shaped 14mer; ends can be capped by GroES; misfolded proteins enter the barrel where they are refolded when GroES binds) gives rise to the protein MAKDIKFSEEARRSMLRGVDTLANAVKVTLGPKGRNVVLEKKFGSPLITNDGVTIAKEIELEDAFENMGAKLVAEVASKTNDVAGDGTTTATVLAQAMIREGLKNVTAGANPMGLRKGIEKAVTAAIAELKTISKPIEGKSSIAQVAAISAADEEVGQLIAEAMERVGNDGVITLEESKGFTTELDVVEGMQFDRGYASPYMITDSDKMEAVLDNPYILITDKKISNIQEILPVLEQVVQQGKPLLIIAEDVEGEALATLVVNKLRGTFNVVAVKAPGFGDRRKAMLEDIAILTGGEVITEELGRDLKSATVASLGRAGKIVVTKENTTVVEGIGNTEQIEARIGQIRAQLEETTSEFDREKLQERLAKLAGGVAVIKVGAATETELKERKLRIEDALNSTRAAVEEGIVAGGGTSLMNVYTKVASISAEGDEATGINIVLRALEEPVRQIAINAGLEGSVVVERLKGEKVGVGFNAATGEWVNMLESGIVDPAKVTRSALQNAASVAAMFLTTEAVVADKPEPNAPAMPDMGGMGMGGMGGMM
- a CDS encoding TIGR04197 family type VII secretion effector → MGKFQSNLQTATQIATKMGLASDRLQSATSRSITKATRTTLSVNSKAQEANQQVLDLTKQFSAAFQQAIDNIHSVANDFERMDNELQNIFR